Proteins encoded within one genomic window of Amycolatopsis nigrescens CSC17Ta-90:
- a CDS encoding CpaF family protein produces MTVPHNGFRPAGPTDYPYPITLTPSHGHGPGVPPAVPPAPGEPQNGALEGRLDPQAVRAIRESVAARLERVAAGETHLDAPLSVEEQQVRVRAYAAEEVAAWVQRRATAGQVPLPVEDERRLVRAVVAALSGLGALEELLDRDDVENIHVHGCDHVFLELADGSVQRWPHPVADTDAELVEMLAAMFARQGQTSREFNAGRPLGNLRIGAGGPLGARVAAVMEVSDRPRVAIRRHRLVDVGLNDLIENGTLDPLIASFLRAAVRAGCNLIVSGGPAAGKTTLLRALCTEIPPFEHVVTVEEEYELGLHLGSRPLVTPLEARPANSEGIGEISLDDLLKQTLRHSPSRVIVGEVRAGEVTAMLRALGNGAVGGMCTLHATSASAVFDRIGALGQLADPPLAIEAAHQWTASAIDLIVHVTRTDHNHPRARRRERFVSEVIEVGPVGDSGRPDTTRIFAPRPADGRAVPAYAPSRDLLDRLERNGFDRTQLDTAGAGTGYVTGFPDGGPR; encoded by the coding sequence ATGACGGTGCCGCACAACGGATTCCGCCCTGCCGGACCCACCGACTACCCGTATCCGATCACCTTGACGCCCTCCCACGGCCATGGACCGGGAGTCCCGCCAGCGGTACCGCCGGCGCCCGGGGAACCGCAGAACGGTGCCCTGGAGGGACGGCTCGACCCGCAGGCCGTCCGCGCGATCCGGGAGTCGGTCGCGGCCCGGCTGGAACGGGTCGCCGCCGGGGAAACGCATCTGGACGCGCCCCTGTCAGTCGAGGAGCAGCAGGTGCGGGTGCGCGCGTACGCGGCCGAAGAGGTCGCGGCCTGGGTGCAGCGCCGCGCCACCGCCGGGCAGGTGCCGCTGCCGGTCGAGGACGAGCGCCGGCTGGTGCGTGCCGTGGTGGCCGCCCTGTCCGGGCTGGGCGCACTGGAGGAGCTGCTGGACCGCGACGACGTGGAGAACATCCATGTCCATGGCTGCGACCACGTGTTCCTGGAACTGGCCGACGGCTCAGTCCAGCGGTGGCCGCATCCGGTGGCCGACACCGACGCCGAGCTGGTGGAGATGCTCGCGGCGATGTTCGCCCGCCAGGGCCAAACCAGCCGGGAGTTCAACGCCGGGCGCCCGCTGGGAAATCTCCGCATCGGCGCTGGTGGCCCGCTGGGTGCCCGGGTGGCGGCGGTGATGGAGGTGTCCGACCGGCCGCGGGTGGCGATCCGCCGCCACCGCCTGGTCGACGTCGGCCTGAACGATCTCATCGAGAACGGCACGCTCGACCCGTTGATCGCCTCGTTTCTGCGTGCGGCGGTGCGCGCGGGCTGCAACCTGATCGTCTCCGGCGGCCCCGCCGCCGGGAAAACCACCCTGTTGCGGGCGTTGTGCACCGAGATCCCGCCCTTCGAGCACGTGGTCACCGTCGAGGAGGAGTACGAACTCGGCCTGCACCTGGGTTCCCGCCCCTTGGTCACACCGCTGGAGGCACGTCCCGCGAACTCGGAAGGGATCGGGGAGATCTCGCTCGATGATCTGCTCAAGCAGACGCTGCGCCACTCGCCGAGCCGGGTCATCGTCGGTGAAGTCCGGGCCGGGGAAGTCACCGCCATGCTGCGTGCCCTGGGCAACGGGGCTGTGGGCGGCATGTGCACCCTGCACGCCACGTCCGCGTCGGCGGTGTTCGACCGGATCGGGGCGCTGGGGCAGCTGGCCGATCCGCCGCTGGCGATCGAGGCCGCCCACCAATGGACCGCCTCGGCCATCGACCTCATCGTGCACGTCACCCGCACCGACCACAACCACCCCAGGGCGCGCCGCCGGGAACGGTTCGTCTCCGAAGTGATCGAGGTCGGCCCGGTCGGCGATTCCGGCCGACCAGACACCACCCGGATCTTCGCCCCACGCCCGGCCGATGGCCGCGCGGTGCCGGCGTATGCCCCGAGCCGTGACCTGCTGGATCGCCTGGAGCGCAACGGTTTCGACCGCACCCAGCTCGACACCGCCGGTGCCGGCACCGGGTACGTCACCGGCTTCCCGGACGGAGGTCCGCGATGA
- a CDS encoding type II secretion system F family protein, with translation MTSVWPGLLGVAAVLAVVCAIAAFLPPTAPTTGEPARRQAAGWRHLVARVPLRRVLVALAVGVVVWWATGWPVATILAVAAVVMAPILARGRDAQRVIARLDALASWVRRLADVLASGAGGLEQAIASSARTAPEALAGEVETLAVRLRTRGLESALRAFAEDVGDEAADEVVLALILRARAGGRGLVDILDAKATALEREVVARRDIEADRAKPRTDVRAILGITTVLLAGLVVFAHEFLTPFHDLLGQLVMAGIGGLLGAAGWWMHLLTRTRRPPRLLGATSRIPASAPKPKRTLFAVSRPDAEVR, from the coding sequence ATGACGAGCGTGTGGCCGGGTCTGCTCGGCGTGGCCGCGGTTCTGGCGGTTGTCTGCGCGATCGCGGCGTTCCTGCCGCCCACTGCGCCGACGACGGGCGAGCCCGCTCGGCGGCAGGCGGCGGGCTGGCGGCATCTGGTGGCGCGGGTTCCGCTGCGGCGGGTGCTGGTGGCGCTCGCCGTGGGCGTGGTGGTGTGGTGGGCCACCGGCTGGCCGGTCGCCACGATCCTGGCCGTCGCCGCGGTGGTGATGGCGCCGATCCTGGCCCGCGGGCGCGACGCGCAGCGGGTCATCGCGCGGTTGGATGCACTGGCGAGCTGGGTACGGCGGCTGGCTGACGTGCTGGCCTCCGGCGCTGGTGGGCTGGAGCAGGCGATCGCCAGCTCGGCCCGGACCGCCCCCGAGGCCCTGGCCGGCGAGGTGGAGACGTTGGCGGTGCGGCTGCGCACCCGCGGCCTGGAATCCGCGCTGCGCGCGTTCGCCGAAGACGTCGGTGATGAGGCCGCCGACGAAGTGGTCCTCGCGCTGATCTTGCGTGCCCGCGCGGGTGGACGCGGCCTGGTCGACATCCTCGACGCCAAAGCCACCGCCCTGGAACGCGAGGTCGTCGCCCGCCGCGACATCGAAGCCGACCGCGCGAAACCCCGCACCGACGTCCGCGCCATCCTCGGCATCACCACCGTCCTGCTGGCCGGGCTGGTGGTGTTCGCCCACGAGTTCCTCACCCCGTTCCACGACCTGCTCGGCCAGCTCGTGATGGCCGGGATCGGCGGTCTGCTGGGCGCGGCCGGATGGTGGATGCACCTGCTGACCCGAACCCGCCGCCCGCCGCGGCTCCTGGGCGCGACTTCGCGTATCCCGGCCAGCGCACCGAAACCGAAGCGCACGTTGTTCGCAGTCTCCCGCCCTGATGCGGAGGTGCGGTGA
- a CDS encoding type II secretion system F family protein, which yields MNPGITAAVLGALAGLALVCVILAVVGPAPVNVAAAVAELDDRTSRRADGAPPPSRWSTRIQRLAGYSARSSNRWWGIPGADLDVLDQTAERYLARRLTWAAGATATVLAVAGLAWLGGVAFSSTVVMAAVVVAAVAGSAVPVLAVREDASRAREEFRRATAAYLDLVAQERATGRAPSQALGEAAAVGDSWVFARISRTLGRAMRAGHTPWEALSRLGKRMGVVELADLADILATAADGAAIYTTLIAKAGALRAAALAGDKADANARSQRLALPVALLLVAFLLLVMYPAMIRLMTGGG from the coding sequence ATGAATCCCGGGATTACTGCCGCCGTGCTCGGTGCGCTGGCCGGGCTGGCTCTGGTCTGCGTGATCCTGGCGGTGGTGGGGCCGGCGCCGGTCAATGTCGCCGCCGCGGTCGCGGAACTGGATGACCGCACCAGCCGCCGCGCCGACGGTGCCCCGCCACCGAGCCGCTGGTCGACACGGATCCAGCGCCTGGCCGGGTACTCGGCCAGGTCGTCGAACCGCTGGTGGGGCATCCCCGGGGCCGACCTCGACGTGCTCGATCAGACCGCCGAACGCTACCTCGCCCGGCGCCTGACCTGGGCAGCCGGCGCCACCGCGACGGTTCTCGCGGTCGCCGGGCTGGCGTGGCTCGGCGGCGTCGCCTTCTCCAGCACCGTCGTAATGGCGGCCGTGGTGGTTGCGGCCGTGGCCGGGTCGGCGGTGCCGGTCCTGGCCGTGCGGGAGGACGCCTCCCGGGCCCGGGAGGAGTTCCGCCGCGCCACCGCCGCCTATCTCGACCTCGTGGCGCAGGAACGCGCCACCGGCCGCGCCCCCAGCCAAGCACTCGGCGAAGCCGCCGCGGTCGGGGACTCCTGGGTGTTCGCCCGGATCAGCCGCACTCTCGGCCGGGCCATGCGCGCCGGACACACCCCCTGGGAAGCCTTATCCCGACTGGGAAAACGGATGGGAGTGGTCGAACTCGCCGACCTGGCAGACATCCTCGCCACCGCCGCCGACGGCGCCGCCATCTACACCACCCTGATCGCCAAAGCCGGAGCACTGCGCGCCGCCGCGCTAGCCGGAGACAAAGCCGACGCCAACGCACGCTCCCAACGACTCGCACTCCCGGTCGCGCTGCTGCTGGTCGCGTTCCTGCTGCTGGTCATGTACCCGGCCATGATCCGCCTGATGACAGGCGGCGGCTAA
- a CDS encoding TadE/TadG family type IV pilus assembly protein — MAPTPPDPVDRPVWTRIRAFCRAWVDDDGGAESVGLAVLFPVVFLLMVSAVQGGLWWHTYAVAAQAAQAGVDAGRPVGATNITATGAARSFADRAGRGLLTAPEVHATVTADNVQVAVSGTALRLLPIPGLQIRVQANAQAPKERFTVPVLAAGGRS, encoded by the coding sequence ATGGCACCGACGCCACCCGACCCGGTGGATCGTCCGGTATGGACACGGATACGGGCTTTCTGCCGGGCCTGGGTGGACGACGACGGCGGGGCGGAGTCGGTGGGGCTGGCCGTGCTGTTCCCCGTCGTGTTCCTGCTGATGGTGTCGGCTGTGCAGGGCGGCCTGTGGTGGCACACGTATGCCGTGGCCGCGCAAGCCGCCCAGGCCGGTGTGGATGCCGGGCGCCCGGTCGGTGCCACGAACATTACGGCGACCGGCGCGGCGCGCTCGTTCGCCGACCGCGCCGGCCGCGGCCTACTCACCGCACCCGAGGTCCACGCCACCGTCACCGCGGACAACGTCCAGGTCGCGGTATCCGGCACCGCCCTCCGCCTGCTGCCGATCCCGGGCCTTCAGATCCGCGTCCAAGCGAACGCGCAGGCACCGAAGGAGCGGTTCACCGTGCCCGTGCTGGCCGCCGGAGGCAGATCGTGA
- a CDS encoding TadE family protein, translated as MSHETRTPRAWPRWSDAGSVSVEAAVLVPAVLFVGLLIIAGARTSSAQQAVDNAATAAARAASIARSPAAAQQAGAAVARERLGREGLTCQDSSVAVDAGQIAVGRAGHVRATVTCRVQLSDLALPVPAGTRTITSTFTSPVDPYRGT; from the coding sequence GTGAGCCACGAAACCCGGACACCCCGCGCCTGGCCGCGGTGGAGCGACGCCGGTTCGGTCAGCGTCGAAGCCGCCGTGCTGGTGCCGGCCGTGCTCTTCGTCGGGCTGCTGATCATCGCCGGCGCCCGCACCTCCTCGGCGCAGCAGGCGGTCGACAACGCCGCCACCGCCGCCGCGCGGGCCGCCTCAATCGCCCGCAGTCCCGCCGCGGCACAGCAAGCCGGAGCGGCGGTTGCCCGCGAACGGCTCGGGCGAGAAGGACTCACCTGCCAGGACTCGAGTGTGGCGGTCGACGCCGGCCAGATCGCTGTCGGCCGCGCTGGTCACGTCCGGGCCACCGTGACCTGCCGCGTCCAGCTCAGCGATCTCGCCCTGCCCGTCCCCGCCGGCACGCGCACGATCACCAGTACCTTCACCAGCCCCGTTGACCCGTACCGCGGCACCTGA
- a CDS encoding BTAD domain-containing putative transcriptional regulator produces the protein MTSPAAQRLRGVLAALALLAFLAGIPSGLLALGADPARLIPDRWPDPAPIDQWPERIWNTLRWAWITGDLVIWLTVAVAWTGWLALTVSVVVEVIRQTGHGVRAARGLLARVPRGRWIAGLVAAVLVATSAGTASALATTSSPIVATAPHRPPPQTHATAGPVSEQTVPPAQHRPSRSWVDPSARPDCPRITVHPGDTVWGLAEYHLGDGRRYHDIERLNADRIPDSHELYPHDVLLLPPDATNLPADPPTAGARGRTVPLKPGDTLSAIAERELGDADAWPALFDANRGLLQPDGRVLRHPDRLLPGWQIHLPAAAPAPAAPGPPAAPPSLAPPPPAPPSSSSPTAAAPPTSYGEGAQADQNSPVRLPGGGLVGLGLALSIAVLLVLARRRRRARRTPGRLTSVAGHLPGPSDFARPGSVIAALDHAAQRATPGHDTEPDEDDRDDAVDHSVTSGTLVAGRRRVWPPPAPVITAHTSGGALALDLSATAGLALTGPGAASAARAVLATVLAVDARYPARALLADPATAELVAGGAGLAVLQQAPGVEVTDDETAALARLRTELARRTRLRDDDQLDADLHGDEGHQERLGGSAGPVPLLVVAARPTPQYRREWATIGDQGRTVGIHALLLSDDQLHETGDLTQLALDADGTITAAHGPGTESVAGARAETLTPAEAGEIWHLLAAARTPEPRQPHDDTTVDGAHGDRGVDSAAAAGTPQGKGHATTAADEDEPAVVMRLLGGVRMHAHGGHVRGLRARAREVLAYLAAHPRGITADTLREAVLPDQPAARLHEAISYARSALRTATGEHGAVFVVAESGRYRLDPDIVTADVWELEDVLTRARTTNDPGTRMEALRRLVRVCRAGAPLDGAPYSWAEPVAEHWRSQAVDALVALACEVRETNPDEALDALAVAITWDPYTEALYRRTIALQRDLGRLDAAHTTYRRLHTTLRDIDLEPDPDTTALLDKTPVPQR, from the coding sequence ATGACCTCCCCGGCAGCGCAGCGGCTGCGCGGCGTGCTCGCCGCGCTGGCCCTGCTCGCCTTCCTCGCTGGCATCCCGAGTGGACTTCTTGCACTCGGCGCCGACCCCGCCCGCCTGATTCCCGACCGCTGGCCGGATCCGGCCCCGATCGACCAGTGGCCCGAGCGGATCTGGAACACCCTGCGCTGGGCGTGGATCACCGGCGACCTCGTGATCTGGCTGACTGTGGCCGTGGCGTGGACGGGCTGGCTGGCGCTGACGGTGTCCGTGGTGGTCGAAGTGATTCGCCAGACCGGGCACGGAGTCCGCGCTGCCCGCGGGCTGTTGGCCCGGGTTCCGCGCGGCCGGTGGATCGCCGGACTCGTCGCCGCCGTCCTGGTCGCCACCTCCGCGGGTACCGCGTCCGCCTTAGCCACGACCAGTAGTCCCATCGTGGCCACCGCGCCGCACCGGCCTCCCCCGCAGACTCACGCCACCGCCGGGCCGGTGTCGGAGCAGACGGTCCCGCCGGCACAGCACAGGCCGAGTCGGAGCTGGGTGGATCCGTCCGCACGGCCAGACTGCCCGCGCATCACCGTCCACCCGGGAGACACGGTGTGGGGGCTGGCCGAGTACCACCTTGGCGATGGCCGCCGCTACCACGACATCGAACGCCTCAACGCCGACCGCATCCCCGACTCGCACGAGCTGTATCCGCACGATGTGCTGCTGCTGCCACCGGATGCGACGAACCTGCCCGCGGATCCCCCGACAGCCGGGGCCAGAGGCCGTACCGTGCCGCTGAAGCCCGGCGACACCCTTTCCGCTATCGCCGAACGCGAACTCGGCGACGCCGATGCGTGGCCTGCGCTGTTCGACGCCAACCGCGGGCTCCTGCAACCGGACGGGCGCGTCTTGCGCCACCCCGACCGGCTCCTGCCCGGCTGGCAGATCCACCTACCGGCCGCAGCACCAGCCCCCGCGGCGCCCGGACCACCGGCCGCTCCGCCCAGCCTGGCCCCACCGCCGCCCGCGCCACCGAGCAGCAGTTCACCGACAGCGGCAGCGCCACCCACCAGTTACGGCGAGGGCGCGCAGGCTGACCAGAACAGCCCAGTGCGGCTTCCCGGTGGTGGGCTGGTCGGGCTCGGCCTGGCGCTGAGCATTGCCGTCCTGCTCGTGCTCGCGCGGCGGCGGCGGCGCGCTCGCCGCACCCCGGGCCGACTCACGTCGGTAGCCGGTCACCTCCCGGGGCCGTCTGATTTCGCGCGGCCCGGTTCGGTGATCGCCGCCCTCGATCACGCCGCGCAGCGCGCCACACCTGGTCACGACACCGAGCCGGACGAGGACGATCGCGACGATGCCGTCGACCACAGCGTCACATCCGGCACCCTCGTGGCCGGGCGGCGACGGGTCTGGCCGCCACCCGCACCCGTGATCACCGCCCACACCAGCGGCGGCGCCCTGGCGCTGGATCTGTCGGCCACGGCCGGGCTCGCGCTGACTGGCCCCGGTGCCGCGTCTGCTGCCCGCGCGGTGCTGGCCACCGTGCTGGCCGTCGACGCACGCTACCCGGCCCGTGCGCTGCTGGCCGATCCCGCCACCGCCGAGCTGGTCGCCGGAGGCGCTGGCCTGGCCGTGCTGCAGCAGGCTCCCGGGGTCGAGGTCACCGACGACGAGACCGCGGCGCTGGCGCGGTTGCGCACCGAGCTCGCCCGCCGTACCCGGCTGCGCGACGACGACCAACTCGACGCCGACCTCCACGGCGACGAAGGCCACCAGGAGCGGCTCGGCGGCAGCGCCGGCCCGGTGCCGCTGCTGGTGGTGGCAGCCCGTCCGACTCCGCAGTACCGGCGGGAATGGGCCACGATCGGCGACCAAGGCCGCACGGTCGGCATCCACGCCCTGCTCCTGAGCGACGACCAGCTTCACGAGACCGGCGACCTCACGCAGCTGGCCCTCGACGCCGACGGCACCATCACCGCCGCGCACGGCCCCGGCACCGAATCGGTGGCCGGAGCACGCGCCGAAACCCTCACCCCAGCTGAAGCAGGCGAGATCTGGCACCTGCTGGCCGCCGCCCGCACCCCCGAGCCCCGCCAACCCCACGACGACACCACCGTGGACGGCGCCCACGGCGACCGCGGCGTGGACTCCGCTGCCGCTGCCGGCACCCCGCAGGGCAAGGGGCACGCCACGACGGCGGCAGACGAGGACGAACCGGCCGTGGTGATGCGGCTGCTTGGCGGGGTGCGCATGCACGCGCACGGCGGCCACGTCCGCGGGCTGCGTGCCCGCGCCCGGGAGGTCCTGGCCTACCTCGCCGCCCACCCCCGCGGCATCACCGCGGACACGCTGCGCGAGGCAGTCCTGCCCGACCAACCCGCTGCGCGGCTGCATGAGGCCATCTCCTACGCCCGCTCCGCGCTGCGCACAGCCACCGGCGAACACGGGGCCGTGTTCGTGGTCGCCGAGTCCGGCCGCTACCGCCTCGACCCGGATATCGTCACCGCCGACGTGTGGGAGTTGGAAGACGTGCTTACCCGCGCCCGCACCACCAACGACCCCGGCACTCGCATGGAGGCGCTGCGCCGCCTCGTTCGTGTGTGCCGGGCCGGAGCACCGCTGGACGGGGCACCGTACTCGTGGGCCGAACCTGTGGCCGAGCACTGGCGCAGCCAGGCCGTCGACGCCCTCGTCGCCCTTGCCTGCGAAGTCCGCGAGACCAACCCCGACGAGGCGCTCGACGCCCTCGCCGTCGCCATCACCTGGGATCCCTACACCGAAGCCCTCTACCGCCGCACCATCGCGCTGCAGCGCGACCTCGGCCGCCTCGACGCCGCCCACACCACCTACCGGCGCCTGCACACCACTCTGCGCGATATCGACCTCGAACCCGATCCCGACACCACCGCACTACTCGATAAGACGCCCGTACCGCAGCGGTAG